In Methanosphaera sp. WGK6, a single genomic region encodes these proteins:
- a CDS encoding CBS domain-containing protein, with translation MKASEIMTENVQVGTVPGTVSSIYEILREKKLSGLPIVKKQTGELAGVVTRSDLIKNPDEDQIAMVMTRNPITAAPDEDVISVVHKMINNKIRRVPITEDNQILGIITSADIINKALWKINNTEPVEKYMVHNVPTVWEKTPLPVAYSITSYFNFKSVISLTDDSKASGILTETDFINESEVVEEQTIHNSSVSTEGDKWTWNSQSVMYILKNKLRFSDKLVKDVTGDKLISITRKTSVKECANILRQNNIEQVPVLNMSDEPIGLVRASDLMRAMIQ, from the coding sequence ATGAAAGCAAGTGAAATAATGACCGAAAATGTTCAAGTAGGAACAGTACCTGGAACAGTCAGTAGTATTTATGAAATTCTAAGAGAAAAAAAATTATCTGGATTACCAATAGTTAAAAAACAAACAGGTGAATTAGCAGGAGTAGTTACACGATCTGATCTTATCAAAAATCCTGATGAAGATCAAATTGCAATGGTTATGACTAGAAATCCTATAACCGCTGCACCAGATGAAGATGTGATATCTGTAGTTCATAAAATGATAAATAATAAAATTAGAAGAGTTCCAATAACAGAAGATAATCAAATTCTAGGAATAATTACTTCTGCAGATATAATCAATAAAGCATTATGGAAAATTAATAATACGGAACCTGTTGAAAAATACATGGTACATAATGTACCGACAGTATGGGAAAAAACACCATTACCTGTAGCGTATTCAATAACTAGTTATTTTAATTTTAAATCAGTAATTTCTTTAACTGATGATAGTAAAGCATCAGGAATATTAACGGAAACTGATTTTATTAATGAAAGTGAAGTTGTTGAAGAACAAACAATACATAATAGTTCAGTAAGTACTGAAGGAGATAAATGGACATGGAATAGTCAAAGTGTAATGTATATCCTAAAAAATAAGTTACGATTTTCAGATAAATTAGTTAAAGATGTAACTGGTGATAAATTGATTTCAATTACTCGTAAAACTTCAGTAAAGGAATGTGCTAATATTCTAAGACAAAATAATATTGAACAAGTTCCTGTATTAAATATGTCTGATGAACCTATTGGACTTGTAAGAGCAAGTGATTTGATGAGGGCTATGATTCAATAA
- the larE gene encoding ATP-dependent sacrificial sulfur transferase LarE: protein MMQKKSSNISKKITVDKMKLENKIKRLKEFLKDKKCILAFSAGSDSTLIAYILSQVSPDSLLVTIDNNMMPKEFIEYTQKKSKEFHLKHEIIKLDFLEDPEFISNNPKRCYNCRKLMYSNIQKLPEFDKYEYFLEGTNLTDLLEDRPGVLVSSMYNMTSPLIECEITKKDVFEMIKYFKLDYSNDTTCLATRVKTNETVNEEKLNLIYEAEKLVKRYIHQENIRVRFDNYNATISVDEPLNILDKNLIKTLRNELHKLGFKKIFLDITGYEKTELKFYIDNKNMYYYQLPYTIDLNNTFKTIQEKNNLQKKTKQFPEYIQYNDIIINKNGKVSMPQTEDFINKFNNILPAIKRKKIE, encoded by the coding sequence ATGATGCAAAAAAAGTCATCGAATATATCAAAGAAAATTACAGTTGATAAGATGAAATTAGAAAATAAGATAAAAAGATTAAAAGAATTTTTAAAAGATAAAAAATGCATATTAGCATTCAGTGCAGGATCAGACAGCACCTTAATAGCATATATTTTATCACAAGTAAGTCCTGACTCACTACTTGTTACAATAGATAATAATATGATGCCAAAAGAATTCATAGAATATACTCAAAAAAAATCAAAAGAATTCCATCTTAAACATGAAATAATTAAATTAGATTTCTTAGAAGATCCAGAGTTTATATCAAACAACCCTAAACGATGTTACAATTGTAGAAAATTAATGTACTCAAATATACAAAAATTACCTGAATTTGATAAATATGAATACTTCCTTGAAGGAACAAATTTAACAGATCTTCTTGAAGACAGACCAGGTGTTCTTGTAAGTTCTATGTATAACATGACAAGTCCACTAATCGAATGTGAAATTACAAAAAAAGATGTATTTGAAATGATTAAATATTTCAAATTAGACTACTCCAATGATACAACATGTCTTGCAACACGTGTGAAAACAAATGAAACAGTAAATGAAGAAAAATTAAATTTAATCTATGAAGCAGAAAAACTTGTTAAAAGATATATTCATCAAGAAAATATAAGAGTTAGATTTGATAATTATAATGCAACAATATCTGTTGATGAACCTTTAAATATACTCGATAAAAATCTAATAAAAACACTGCGCAATGAACTACATAAATTAGGCTTCAAAAAAATATTCTTAGATATTACAGGATATGAAAAAACAGAACTTAAATTTTATATAGATAACAAAAACATGTACTATTATCAATTACCATATACTATTGATTTAAACAATACCTTTAAGACAATTCAAGAAAAAAATAACTTACAAAAAAAAACAAAACAATTCCCAGAATACATACAATATAATGATATAATCATTAATAAAAATGGTAAAGTAAGCATGCCACAAACAGAGGACTTTATTAATAAATTCAACAATATTTTACCAGCAATCAAAAGAAAAAAAATAGAATAG
- a CDS encoding TfuA-related McrA-glycine thioamidation protein produces MTIVIYTGLSISFEEARTILDAEYLPPVKRGDISNLLSNRDDIEVIGIIDGVFHQSPAVAHKEILSALKKNIAVVGGSSIGALRACELYPYGMIGVGDIFNDYKTGVIESDDDVAVALNPETLEQMSESLINMRYNLDAAKKNKIITQEEEEELLSIAKQTYYPKRSFEYTIKKSQLLSKNNITTLTKYINKNKFDIKYNDAKKVIEYIKENYS; encoded by the coding sequence ATGACCATTGTAATATATACAGGATTATCTATTTCATTTGAAGAAGCACGTACGATATTAGATGCTGAATATTTACCTCCTGTAAAAAGAGGCGATATATCAAATTTACTATCTAATAGAGATGATATTGAAGTTATTGGCATTATTGATGGTGTTTTCCATCAAAGTCCTGCAGTAGCTCATAAAGAAATATTATCTGCTCTTAAAAAAAATATTGCTGTTGTTGGTGGTTCTAGTATAGGTGCTTTAAGAGCTTGTGAATTATACCCCTATGGTATGATTGGTGTCGGTGATATTTTTAATGATTATAAAACTGGAGTTATTGAATCAGATGATGATGTTGCTGTTGCATTAAATCCTGAAACACTAGAACAAATGTCAGAATCATTGATTAATATGAGATATAATTTAGATGCAGCTAAAAAGAACAAGATTATAACTCAAGAAGAAGAAGAAGAGTTATTATCAATAGCTAAGCAAACATATTACCCTAAACGTTCTTTTGAATATACAATTAAAAAATCACAATTATTATCCAAAAATAATATAACAACGTTAACTAAATATATTAACAAAAATAAATTTGATATCAAATACAATGATGCAAAAAAAGTCATCGAATATATCAAAGAAAATTACAGTTGA
- a CDS encoding TIGR00295 family protein has translation MKNIDKLINRIYNELECSEYIINHSNTVYKRTQEITKHYDNIDKELIKAGAKLHDVGRTVTSSVKHAYIGADLLRELNIDERICKITERHIGAGITPLEAKKLELPPRNYIPETLEEKIVAHADNLVHGIKFVDLDFVIKKWTNKGMSNDSINRLIKLHDELIN, from the coding sequence ATGAAAAATATTGATAAATTAATTAATAGAATATATAACGAACTTGAATGTTCTGAGTATATTATAAATCATTCCAATACAGTTTATAAACGAACACAAGAGATTACAAAACATTACGATAACATAGATAAAGAGCTCATAAAAGCTGGAGCTAAATTACACGATGTTGGAAGAACAGTTACATCTAGTGTTAAACATGCGTATATTGGAGCAGATCTTTTACGTGAATTAAATATAGATGAACGCATTTGTAAAATAACTGAACGTCATATAGGTGCTGGAATAACACCATTAGAAGCAAAAAAATTAGAATTACCCCCTAGAAATTATATTCCAGAGACTCTTGAAGAAAAAATAGTGGCTCATGCAGATAATTTAGTTCATGGCATTAAATTTGTAGATTTAGATTTTGTGATAAAGAAATGGACCAATAAAGGTATGAGTAATGATTCTATTAATCGTCTTATAAAATTACATGATGAACTTATCAATTAG
- the tfe gene encoding transcription factor E — protein MARKKVKYTFDYDSKFLNEHNVKKLAYELTHDADTSKKILDCLFTAEVTDEQIAEATGIKLNFVRKILYKFYDVGMANYTRKKDPETQWFTYYWRFDSRKAAQILEKQYNHHNKEIKESLEFEENNMFFVCPNGCRYPFDEATDFQFICPRCNEKLEFKDNTDIINDLKKLESSYTVNE, from the coding sequence ATGGCTAGGAAAAAAGTTAAATATACATTTGATTATGATTCTAAATTCTTAAATGAACACAATGTTAAAAAATTAGCATATGAACTTACTCATGATGCAGATACCAGTAAAAAAATATTAGATTGTTTATTCACAGCAGAAGTTACAGATGAACAAATAGCTGAAGCTACAGGCATTAAACTAAATTTTGTTAGAAAAATTTTATACAAATTCTATGATGTAGGTATGGCTAATTATACTAGAAAAAAAGATCCTGAAACTCAATGGTTCACATATTACTGGAGATTCGATTCTAGAAAAGCTGCACAAATATTAGAAAAACAATACAACCACCATAATAAAGAAATTAAGGAATCATTAGAATTTGAAGAAAATAATATGTTCTTTGTATGTCCTAATGGTTGTAGATACCCCTTTGATGAAGCTACTGACTTCCAATTTATATGTCCAAGATGCAATGAGAAACTAGAATTTAAAGATAACACAGATATAATAAACGATCTTAAAAAGTTAGAATCATCATACACAGTTAATGAATAA
- a CDS encoding coenzyme F420-0:L-glutamate ligase, whose product MTYKTIPIKTEYIIPGEGYSKIIKGIIEVCENNDYIIISETPISTAENNLVDESQYIPGILAYILTELWGRYIWGYILGPLLKYKKRTINNLRKMPPEARVHKQFILEKYGLKHALQPTAEAGVDLSNVPGQYVSLLPENPMKSAHKIQKNIKEICGKDVHIIIIDTDATYEIHEKLFTTIPLSLNSIKNNTGIIGYFLKIFSKKVGPTILASTIKCNIYKLIELGTIAEKCQKENNENFFETIYNMQNVFDTDYNQITNDMLKTVTHIPAVLIRFE is encoded by the coding sequence ATGACTTATAAAACAATCCCTATAAAAACAGAATATATTATACCAGGTGAAGGTTATTCTAAAATAATAAAAGGCATAATTGAAGTCTGTGAAAATAATGATTATATTATTATTAGTGAAACACCTATTTCAACTGCAGAAAATAATTTAGTAGATGAATCACAATACATCCCAGGAATTCTTGCTTACATATTAACAGAATTATGGGGTAGATACATTTGGGGTTACATTTTAGGTCCTTTACTAAAATATAAAAAAAGAACAATTAATAATCTTAGAAAAATGCCTCCCGAAGCAAGAGTTCATAAACAATTTATTCTAGAGAAATATGGTTTAAAGCATGCATTACAACCAACTGCTGAAGCAGGAGTTGATTTAAGTAATGTTCCAGGACAATATGTATCATTACTACCTGAAAATCCAATGAAAAGTGCTCATAAAATTCAGAAGAATATTAAGGAAATCTGTGGAAAAGATGTGCATATTATAATAATAGATACTGATGCTACGTATGAAATACATGAAAAACTCTTCACAACAATACCATTATCCCTAAATAGTATTAAAAACAATACAGGTATAATTGGCTACTTTCTAAAAATATTTTCTAAAAAAGTAGGTCCAACTATTCTTGCATCTACAATAAAGTGCAATATATATAAATTAATTGAACTAGGAACTATTGCTGAAAAATGTCAAAAAGAAAATAATGAAAATTTTTTTGAAACTATATATAATATGCAAAATGTTTTTGATACTGATTATAATCAAATAACAAATGATATGTTAAAAACTGTAACACATATCCCTGCAGTGTTAATCCGTTTTGAATAA
- the comA gene encoding phosphosulfolactate synthase: MRAFEFLDDVGSLNTNTMVLDKGMSYNNIEDMLKLTGDYFNLLKYGWGTSILYNQEIIKDKNELYHSYNIKTYVGGTLFELANKKDKIDEYFNEIDKLNFNAVEISDGSTTISSEKRLELITKSKELGFYTLSEIGKKNPEKDKEYSLEQRINLINKDIEAGSDMVIIEGRESGKNIGIYDSNGNVKLDEIDEISMKTKTEKLLWEAPQKNQQIALILKLGNTVNLGNINSNDIISLETLRRGLRGDTLGKV; the protein is encoded by the coding sequence ATGAGAGCTTTTGAATTTTTAGATGATGTAGGTTCTTTAAATACAAATACCATGGTATTAGATAAAGGCATGAGTTATAATAATATTGAAGATATGCTAAAGTTAACTGGAGATTATTTTAATTTATTGAAATATGGATGGGGTACATCCATATTATACAATCAAGAAATAATTAAAGATAAAAATGAATTATACCATTCATACAATATTAAAACATATGTTGGAGGAACATTATTTGAATTAGCAAATAAAAAAGACAAAATAGACGAATATTTCAATGAAATAGATAAATTAAATTTTAATGCTGTGGAAATATCTGATGGATCAACTACCATTTCTTCAGAAAAAAGATTAGAATTAATTACAAAATCAAAAGAATTAGGTTTCTATACATTAAGTGAAATCGGTAAAAAAAATCCAGAAAAAGACAAAGAATATAGTCTTGAACAAAGAATTAATCTTATAAATAAAGACATAGAAGCAGGAAGTGATATGGTTATTATTGAAGGTCGTGAAAGTGGTAAAAATATTGGAATTTATGATTCAAATGGTAATGTTAAATTAGATGAAATAGATGAAATATCTATGAAAACAAAAACTGAAAAATTATTATGGGAAGCTCCTCAAAAAAATCAACAAATAGCATTAATTCTCAAACTAGGAAATACAGTGAATCTTGGAAATATTAATTCAAATGACATAATTTCCCTTGAAACACTACGTCGAGGATTAAGAGGAGATACTCTCGGAAAAGTATAA
- the ftsZ gene encoding cell division protein FtsZ produces MSNSNEEDINQTLLQFINESRAKIFVIGAGGAGNNTISRLGEIGIEGAETISINTDAQDLFYCKSKDKILIGKETCGGLGAGGRPEVGEASAEESEEEIKRRVDGADMVFVTCGLGGGTGTGSAPVVSRIAQKSGALTIAVVTMPFSAEGIKRRDNAERGLEKLQESADTVLVIPNDKLLEVAPSLPINKAFMVSDELLGRAVKGITELITKPGLVSLDFADIKSVMKDSGMAMIGMGESDTGDRAVESVNEALNSPLLDLDISNAKSALVNISGSSDLTLNEAEKIVQIVADELDPEANIIWGTQIEDDLANTVRTTIVIAGVNSPSIMGSNDSHKEKARGETPTPDNDLEEFIDDVF; encoded by the coding sequence ATATCTAATTCTAATGAAGAGGATATTAATCAAACATTATTACAATTTATAAATGAAAGTAGAGCAAAAATATTTGTTATAGGTGCTGGTGGAGCTGGAAATAACACTATTTCTCGTCTAGGTGAAATTGGTATTGAAGGTGCTGAAACAATATCTATAAACACTGATGCACAAGACTTATTCTACTGCAAATCTAAAGATAAAATATTAATTGGAAAAGAAACTTGTGGTGGACTAGGTGCTGGTGGAAGACCTGAAGTAGGAGAAGCTAGTGCTGAAGAAAGTGAAGAAGAAATAAAAAGAAGAGTAGATGGGGCTGACATGGTTTTTGTAACATGTGGTCTTGGTGGAGGAACAGGTACTGGATCTGCACCAGTAGTTAGTAGAATAGCACAAAAAAGTGGAGCATTAACTATTGCGGTAGTAACTATGCCATTTAGTGCAGAAGGAATTAAAAGAAGAGATAATGCTGAAAGAGGACTTGAAAAACTTCAAGAATCTGCAGATACAGTACTTGTAATTCCTAATGATAAATTATTAGAAGTAGCACCAAGTTTACCGATTAACAAAGCATTCATGGTTTCAGATGAATTATTAGGTAGAGCTGTAAAAGGAATCACTGAATTAATTACAAAACCAGGATTAGTAAGTCTTGATTTTGCAGATATTAAAAGTGTAATGAAAGATAGTGGAATGGCTATGATTGGTATGGGTGAATCTGATACTGGTGATAGGGCAGTAGAATCAGTTAATGAAGCTCTTAACAGCCCATTACTTGACTTAGATATATCTAATGCAAAAAGTGCTCTTGTTAATATAAGTGGTAGTAGTGATTTAACATTAAATGAAGCTGAAAAAATAGTACAAATAGTGGCAGATGAACTTGATCCTGAAGCAAATATTATTTGGGGTACACAAATAGAAGATGATCTTGCAAATACAGTTCGAACTACTATTGTTATTGCAGGTGTAAATTCTCCATCTATTATGGGTTCTAATGATTCACACAAAGAAAAAGCAAGGGGAGAAACACCAACACCGGACAATGATTTAGAAGAATTTATTGATGATGTATTCTAG
- a CDS encoding protein translocase SEC61 complex subunit gamma, with the protein MNINKESVRGFLKQCERVLRISKKPDNEEYKTVSKVTGIGIIIIGVIGFIIALLSQVIFYS; encoded by the coding sequence ATGAATATAAACAAAGAATCAGTACGTGGTTTTTTAAAACAATGTGAAAGAGTTCTAAGAATTTCAAAAAAACCTGATAATGAAGAATATAAAACTGTATCTAAAGTTACAGGCATTGGAATTATCATAATTGGTGTAATTGGATTCATAATAGCACTATTATCACAAGTAATATTTTACTCTTAA
- a CDS encoding transcription elongation factor Spt5: MFYAMRVIIGQEKSVAALLAQSVKHEDTGISAILSPESMQGYIFVESDKALDMRHPALKVPNLRGLVEGDVDFDELKSFLNPEPAMTNIAKGSVVELTSGPFKGEKAKVVRLDEAKEDVVLELIEAAVPIPVTVKGDQIRLIQKEAE; encoded by the coding sequence ATGTTTTACGCAATGAGAGTAATTATTGGACAAGAAAAAAGTGTAGCTGCATTGTTAGCACAAAGTGTTAAACATGAAGATACTGGAATTTCTGCAATTCTATCTCCTGAGTCAATGCAAGGTTATATTTTTGTCGAATCTGATAAAGCATTAGATATGAGGCATCCTGCACTTAAGGTTCCTAACTTGAGAGGTTTAGTCGAAGGTGACGTGGATTTTGATGAGCTTAAATCATTTCTAAATCCTGAACCAGCAATGACCAATATTGCCAAAGGTAGTGTTGTTGAATTGACTTCAGGACCATTCAAAGGTGAAAAAGCAAAAGTAGTTAGACTTGATGAAGCTAAGGAAGACGTTGTTCTAGAATTAATAGAAGCAGCAGTTCCTATTCCTGTCACAGTAAAGGGTGACCAAATCAGATTAATACAAAAGGAGGCTGAATAG
- a CDS encoding 50S ribosomal protein L11 — MASQTIEILVEGGKATPGPPLGPAIGPLGINMMQVVEEINKKTADFDGMKVPVKITADLDTKEFEVSIGTPPTTALVLDELGIESGSHEPGTEVAADFSVEQAFKVARMKYDDLLANDYKHATKEVIGTCVSMGINVEGKDGRETQKDIDNGDYDEVFTQ, encoded by the coding sequence GTGGCTAGTCAAACTATTGAAATCCTAGTGGAAGGTGGAAAAGCCACACCGGGACCACCTTTAGGTCCAGCTATAGGTCCATTAGGTATTAATATGATGCAAGTTGTTGAAGAAATCAATAAAAAAACTGCTGATTTTGATGGTATGAAAGTACCAGTAAAAATAACTGCAGACCTCGATACAAAAGAATTTGAAGTATCTATAGGTACACCACCTACAACTGCTTTAGTTCTTGATGAATTAGGTATCGAAAGTGGTTCTCATGAACCAGGTACTGAAGTAGCAGCTGATTTCTCAGTTGAACAAGCATTTAAAGTTGCAAGAATGAAATATGATGACTTACTTGCTAATGATTACAAACATGCAACAAAAGAAGTAATCGGTACATGTGTAAGTATGGGTATAAACGTTGAAGGTAAAGACGGACGTGAAACTCAAAAAGACATCGATAATGGAGATTATGATGAAGTATTTACACAATAA
- a CDS encoding 50S ribosomal protein L1: protein MTQVIEEAVKKVKEESKPRNFTQSIDVVITINDLDINKPENRLDEEVLLPNGRGKDIKIAVIAEGELAYQAEQAGADIVINKEKLEEYGKNRPEAKKLANSYDFFVAQTDLMPTVGRFLGPVLGPRKKMPKPIPASANPEVILGRLRSTIKIRVKDQPIIQSIVGSENMTEAEVAENIDAIMDVLDRKLEKGSKQIKSMYLKTTMGPVTRVI from the coding sequence ATGACACAAGTAATTGAAGAAGCAGTGAAGAAGGTTAAAGAAGAATCTAAACCGAGAAACTTCACACAGTCTATAGATGTGGTCATAACCATCAACGATTTAGACATAAATAAACCAGAAAACCGTTTAGATGAAGAAGTGCTTCTCCCTAATGGACGTGGAAAAGATATTAAAATTGCAGTTATTGCTGAAGGTGAATTAGCTTACCAAGCAGAACAAGCAGGCGCAGATATCGTAATTAACAAAGAAAAATTAGAAGAATATGGTAAAAACAGACCAGAAGCTAAAAAATTAGCAAATTCTTATGATTTCTTTGTAGCACAAACTGATTTAATGCCAACTGTTGGTAGATTCTTAGGTCCAGTATTAGGTCCAAGGAAAAAAATGCCTAAACCAATTCCAGCAAGTGCAAATCCAGAAGTTATATTAGGAAGACTTAGAAGTACTATAAAAATAAGAGTGAAAGACCAACCTATTATACAATCTATTGTAGGATCAGAAAATATGACTGAAGCAGAAGTTGCTGAAAATATCGATGCTATAATGGATGTACTTGATCGTAAATTAGAAAAAGGTTCTAAACAGATCAAATCAATGTATTTAAAAACTACAATGGGACCTGTAACGAGGGTGATCTAG
- a CDS encoding 50S ribosomal protein L10: MNHVADWKKEKVAELEDLTNAHEIVGIVNLADIPAKQLQTMRKSLGDKAILKMSRKNFIKIALENAEKEVVEDLSNYLEGQPAMVFTETNPFKLFKILEDSKTEAPAKAGSIAPADIVVPAGDTSFPPGPILGELQQAGIPAKIDKGKIVVTDDATVVEEGNEIPKNVADILTKLEIHPMEVGIDLLAVCEGDTIYTADVLAIDEEETIQIIATAYQSALNLSVYAGIYNSESTPVIIQNAARDALNLAINANILTSETTDKILSKAYLQMLAVAGKLSAEALDDELNEKLSSQATAAPAAAPVEDNTEEPEEEEEEEEAPAAAGLGALFG; the protein is encoded by the coding sequence ATGAATCACGTTGCAGATTGGAAAAAAGAAAAAGTAGCTGAATTAGAAGATTTAACTAATGCTCATGAAATAGTTGGTATTGTAAACTTAGCTGATATTCCAGCAAAACAATTACAAACTATGAGAAAATCTTTAGGTGATAAAGCAATTTTAAAAATGTCACGTAAAAACTTTATTAAAATTGCATTAGAAAACGCTGAAAAAGAGGTAGTTGAAGATTTAAGCAACTACCTCGAAGGTCAACCAGCAATGGTCTTCACAGAAACAAATCCTTTCAAACTATTTAAAATATTAGAAGATAGTAAAACGGAAGCTCCAGCAAAAGCTGGAAGTATAGCTCCAGCGGATATCGTAGTTCCAGCAGGAGATACATCTTTCCCACCAGGTCCAATTCTTGGTGAATTACAACAAGCAGGTATTCCTGCAAAAATTGATAAAGGAAAAATTGTTGTAACAGACGACGCTACTGTTGTTGAAGAAGGCAATGAAATTCCTAAAAACGTTGCAGATATCTTAACAAAACTTGAAATTCACCCTATGGAAGTGGGAATAGATCTACTAGCAGTTTGTGAAGGAGACACAATATATACCGCTGATGTTTTAGCAATTGATGAAGAAGAAACTATTCAAATTATTGCAACAGCATATCAAAGTGCACTTAACTTATCAGTTTATGCAGGTATATACAACAGCGAATCTACCCCTGTAATTATACAAAATGCAGCTAGAGACGCATTAAACTTAGCTATAAATGCTAATATATTAACTTCTGAAACAACTGATAAAATATTATCTAAAGCTTACTTACAAATGTTAGCAGTAGCAGGTAAATTATCTGCAGAAGCATTAGATGATGAACTTAATGAAAAATTAAGTTCTCAAGCTACAGCAGCTCCTGCAGCAGCTCCTGTTGAAGATAATACAGAAGAACCTGAAGAGGAAGAAGAAGAGGAAGAAGCACCTGCAGCAGCAGGTCTTGGAGCTCTCTTTGGATAG
- the rpl12p gene encoding 50S ribosomal protein P1, translating to MEYVYAALLLNATEKDINEENVTAVLSAAGVEVDDARVKALIASLEDVDIEEAIATAAVAAPAAAAAPVAEEAAEEEVVEEEEEEEEEAAAAGLGALFG from the coding sequence ATGGAATACGTATACGCAGCATTATTATTAAACGCAACTGAAAAAGATATTAACGAAGAAAATGTTACAGCTGTATTATCTGCAGCTGGAGTAGAAGTAGATGACGCAAGAGTAAAAGCTTTAATCGCATCATTAGAAGATGTAGATATTGAAGAAGCAATCGCAACAGCAGCAGTAGCAGCTCCTGCAGCAGCTGCAGCACCTGTAGCAGAAGAAGCAGCTGAAGAAGAAGTTGTTGAAGAAGAAGAGGAAGAAGAAGAAGAAGCAGCAGCAGCTGGATTAGGTGCTCTCTTCGGATAA